In a genomic window of Flavobacterium crassostreae:
- a CDS encoding glutamine synthetase III, translating to MSTIRFQALREASTRKPVQFEETARKSAIFGSNVFNEKAMKQYLTSDALKGVQGAIEHGIKIDRKLADYIAMGMKEWALSKGVTHYTHWFQPLTGATAEKHDAFFETSPDGGDPVEKFGGAQLVQQEPDASSFPNGGIRNTFEARGYTAWDPTSPAFIYGTTLCIPTVFISYTGEALDNKIPLLRALSAIDEAATDVCKYFDKNVKKVTATLGWEQEYFLIDRSLAESRPDLMMTGRTLLGHTSAKGQQLDDHYFGSIPTRALTYMRDLEQECMLLGIPVKTRHNEVAPNQFEFAPIFEETNLAVDHNCLLMDVMQKVAERHDLKVLLHEKPFKGVNGSGKHNNWSLATDTGVNLLSPSKTPMTNLQFLTFFINTIKAVNDHEALLRAAIATASNDHRLGANEAPPAIISVFIGEQLTKVLEELEGVTTGKLSPEEKTDLKLNVVGKIPEVILDNTDRNRTSPFAFTGNKFEFRAVGSTANCSNSMTTLNTIVAKQLKEFKAEVDALIETKDMKKDDAIFNVLREYIKHSKKILFEGDGYSEAWEIEAAKRGLSNFKTTPQALKARASKQALDLFSSMGIMNNVEVEARYEIELEEYTKKIQIEGRVLGDISKNHVIPTAIKYQNTLIENVKGLKDIFGEDFKEIAKEQILIIKSISRHIEGINSKVAEMTNERKKANVLTSAQEMAEAYCDNVKPYFEIIREHCDKLELLVDNELWTLTKYRELLFTK from the coding sequence ATGTCTACAATACGATTCCAGGCTTTAAGAGAAGCTTCTACCAGAAAGCCAGTACAATTTGAAGAAACAGCCAGAAAATCGGCTATTTTTGGTTCCAATGTTTTTAATGAAAAAGCAATGAAGCAATATTTGACTTCGGATGCTCTTAAAGGCGTGCAAGGAGCTATTGAGCACGGAATAAAAATTGACAGAAAATTAGCAGATTATATTGCCATGGGCATGAAAGAGTGGGCACTATCCAAAGGAGTGACACATTATACACACTGGTTCCAACCATTAACTGGAGCTACCGCAGAAAAGCACGATGCCTTTTTTGAAACCTCTCCTGATGGCGGCGATCCTGTCGAAAAATTTGGAGGAGCACAATTGGTACAACAAGAGCCAGATGCCTCTAGTTTTCCTAACGGAGGAATCCGAAATACATTTGAGGCAAGAGGATACACTGCTTGGGATCCAACCTCACCAGCTTTTATATATGGGACTACTTTATGCATTCCAACAGTATTTATTTCGTACACCGGAGAAGCATTAGATAATAAAATACCTTTATTGAGAGCTTTGTCTGCAATTGATGAAGCCGCTACAGATGTGTGTAAATATTTTGACAAAAACGTCAAAAAAGTAACAGCAACTCTAGGATGGGAGCAAGAATATTTTTTGATCGATAGATCCTTGGCAGAATCCCGTCCAGACTTAATGATGACCGGTAGAACGTTGCTTGGGCATACCTCCGCCAAAGGACAACAACTAGACGACCATTATTTTGGTTCTATACCTACTCGTGCCTTAACCTACATGAGAGATTTAGAGCAAGAATGCATGCTTTTAGGCATTCCGGTAAAAACCCGTCATAACGAAGTAGCACCCAATCAGTTTGAATTTGCTCCTATTTTTGAAGAAACCAATTTAGCAGTAGACCACAACTGTTTGTTGATGGATGTGATGCAAAAAGTAGCAGAACGCCATGATCTAAAAGTATTGCTACACGAAAAACCTTTTAAAGGAGTGAATGGTTCCGGAAAACACAACAACTGGTCTCTAGCCACCGATACAGGAGTAAACTTATTGAGTCCAAGCAAAACTCCGATGACTAACCTACAGTTTTTAACCTTCTTTATCAATACCATCAAAGCAGTTAATGACCACGAGGCATTATTAAGAGCAGCCATTGCAACGGCAAGTAACGACCACAGACTAGGAGCCAATGAGGCGCCACCTGCAATTATATCCGTATTTATAGGAGAGCAATTAACCAAAGTGCTCGAAGAGCTAGAGGGAGTAACAACTGGAAAATTATCTCCAGAAGAAAAAACCGATTTAAAATTAAATGTTGTAGGTAAAATCCCTGAAGTTATCTTAGACAACACAGACAGAAACCGAACGTCCCCGTTTGCCTTCACCGGAAATAAATTTGAATTTAGAGCCGTAGGATCTACCGCCAACTGTTCTAACTCTATGACTACCTTAAACACTATTGTAGCCAAGCAATTAAAAGAATTTAAAGCCGAAGTAGACGCTTTAATCGAAACCAAAGACATGAAAAAAGATGATGCAATCTTTAACGTGTTACGCGAGTACATCAAACATTCTAAAAAAATCCTTTTTGAAGGAGATGGTTACAGCGAAGCTTGGGAAATAGAAGCCGCAAAAAGAGGTTTAAGCAACTTCAAAACCACGCCACAAGCCTTAAAAGCAAGAGCATCCAAACAAGCCTTAGATTTGTTTTCTAGCATGGGTATCATGAACAACGTAGAGGTAGAGGCTCGTTATGAAATTGAACTAGAAGAATACACCAAAAAAATTCAGATAGAAGGACGCGTATTGGGCGATATTTCTAAAAACCACGTCATTCCAACGGCTATAAAATACCAAAACACCTTAATAGAAAACGTAAAAGGATTAAAAGATATTTTTGGAGAAGACTTTAAAGAAATAGCCAAAGAGCAAATACTAATAATCAAGTCTATTTCTAGACACATCGAAGGCATCAACTCTAAAGTTGCAGAAATGACCAACGAAAGAAAAAAAGCCAACGTATTGACCAGCGCACAAGAAATGGCCGAAGCCTATTGTGATAACGTAAAACCTTACTTTGAAATAATCCGTGAGCACTGCGACAAATTAGAGCTATTAGTAGACAACGAATTATGGACTCTAACCAAATACAGAGAATTATTATTTACAAAATAA
- a CDS encoding AIR synthase related protein has translation MSSDTSKRYALRGVSASKEDVHNAIKNIDKGLFPQAFCKIVPDYLTQDPNYCLIMHADGAGTKSSLAYMYWKETADLSVWKGIAQDALIMNIDDLLCVGATDNILLSSTIGRNKNLIPAEVISAIINGTEELIQELKTFGVTIHSTGGETADVGDIVRTIIVDSTVTARMERSKVIDNANIQAGDVIVGLASFGQATYEKSYNGGMGSNGLTSARHDVFEKYLATKYPESFDAAVPEDLIYSGQVKLTDAVQNSPIDAGQLVLSPTRTYAPIIKKILDKYSSDAIHGMVHCSGGAQTKILHFVDHLHIHKDNLFPVPPLFKLIQEQSQTDWKEMYQVFNCGHRMELYVPESVAQDIIAISQSFNVEAQIVGRVTASPTKKLTISSPYGTFEYN, from the coding sequence ATGAGTTCAGATACTAGCAAACGATATGCGCTTAGAGGTGTATCCGCATCCAAAGAAGATGTGCACAACGCCATAAAAAACATAGATAAAGGATTGTTTCCTCAAGCTTTTTGTAAAATAGTCCCAGATTATCTCACCCAAGACCCAAACTACTGCCTAATCATGCATGCAGACGGCGCAGGAACCAAATCCTCATTAGCCTACATGTACTGGAAAGAAACCGCAGACCTATCCGTCTGGAAAGGCATCGCCCAAGACGCATTAATAATGAACATAGACGATTTATTATGTGTAGGAGCAACAGACAATATTTTATTATCCTCCACCATCGGTAGAAACAAAAACCTCATACCGGCCGAAGTAATCTCCGCAATCATCAACGGAACCGAAGAACTAATTCAAGAACTAAAAACCTTTGGAGTAACCATCCACTCCACCGGAGGCGAAACAGCAGATGTAGGAGATATAGTACGCACAATAATAGTAGACTCTACCGTAACGGCACGCATGGAGCGCAGCAAAGTAATTGATAACGCCAACATACAAGCCGGAGACGTCATAGTAGGTCTAGCCTCCTTTGGACAAGCCACCTACGAAAAAAGCTACAACGGCGGCATGGGCAGCAACGGCCTAACCTCTGCACGTCACGATGTTTTCGAAAAATATTTAGCCACCAAATACCCAGAGAGTTTTGATGCTGCGGTTCCCGAAGATTTGATTTATTCCGGTCAGGTAAAACTAACCGATGCCGTCCAAAATTCACCTATAGATGCAGGCCAATTAGTGCTTTCGCCTACAAGAACCTACGCACCAATCATCAAAAAAATTCTAGACAAATACTCCTCTGATGCTATTCACGGAATGGTACATTGTAGTGGCGGCGCACAAACAAAAATTTTACATTTTGTAGACCACCTCCACATCCACAAAGACAATTTATTTCCAGTGCCACCACTATTTAAACTAATACAAGAACAATCCCAAACCGATTGGAAAGAAATGTACCAAGTCTTCAACTGTGGCCACCGCATGGAACTCTACGTACCCGAATCCGTTGCCCAAGACATCATAGCAATTTCACAATCCTTTAATGTAGAGGCACAAATAGTAGGCCGCGTCACCGCATCCCCAACCAAAAAACTAACCATCAGCAGCCCATACGGCACCTTCGAATACAATTAA